In Brachyhypopomus gauderio isolate BG-103 chromosome 11, BGAUD_0.2, whole genome shotgun sequence, a single genomic region encodes these proteins:
- the gins3 gene encoding DNA replication complex GINS protein PSF3, whose translation MDTQSYVPVPPGVGMEENFLSLDDILLSHERLPCKTESAFPRLGFLEKSSDSRDIPEGSKMEMPLWLAKGLYEKKRRVVSVELPRVYREGWRTVFGADANVVDLHKMGPYYYGLGSQMLHFDSPENPEIAQSVLQTFIGRFRRTMDSSQNAYNEDTSVLVDKLDCLERALFRAGQSGLNSFQLWEKGRASHLTASSLVTNYRKRKITDLQA comes from the exons ATGGACACACAGTCGTACGTGCCCGTACCACCGGGGGTGGGGATGGAGGAGAACTTCCTCTCTCTCGACGACATTTTACTGTCACACGAGCGTCTGCCTTGTAAGACAGAAAGCGCCTTTCCTAGACTTGGTTTTCTGGAGAAGTCCAGCGACTCCCGCGACATTCCTGAG gGCTCTAAGATGGAGATGCCCCTGTGGTTGGCTAAGGGTCTGTATGAGAAGAAGCGCCGTGTCGTCTCTGTGGAGCTGCCCAGAGTGTACCGTGAGGGCTGGCGCACGGTGTTCGGAGCTGACGCGAACGTGGTGGACCTCCACAAAATGGGCCCTTACTACTACGGCTTGGGCTCCCAGATGCTTCATTTCGACAGCCCCGAGAACCCCGAGATCGCTCAGAGTGTTCTGCAG ACCTTCATCGGCCGTTTCCGCCGCACCATGGACTCATCCCAGAATGCCTACAACGAGGACACGTCCGTGCTGGTGGACAAGCTGGACTGCCTGGAGAGGGCGCTGTTCAGGGCCGGCCAGAGCGGCCTCAACTCCTTCCAGCTGTGGGAGAAGGGGCGTGCTTCTCACCTCACCGCGTCCAGCCTCGTTACCAACTACCGCAAGAGGAAGATCACAGACCTGCAGGCCTGA